Proteins encoded together in one Nostoc sp. PCC 7524 window:
- a CDS encoding response regulator transcription factor — MTLTLVGTILIVEDSPSELELMSHYLQESGYNVIKASGAKEAMDKALSQQPDVIVTDVVMPGMSGFELCRSLKKNQITEKVPIVICSSKNQEIDRLWAMKQGADAYITKPYTRENLLRAIKSVVL; from the coding sequence GTGACTTTGACTTTAGTCGGCACAATTTTGATTGTCGAAGATTCGCCGAGCGAATTGGAATTAATGAGCCATTATTTACAAGAAAGTGGTTACAACGTGATTAAAGCATCTGGAGCAAAGGAGGCTATGGACAAAGCTTTGTCACAACAGCCAGATGTGATTGTGACTGATGTCGTCATGCCGGGGATGAGTGGATTTGAGTTGTGTCGTTCTCTGAAAAAAAATCAAATTACTGAGAAAGTGCCAATAGTTATTTGCAGCTCTAAAAATCAAGAAATTGACCGTTTATGGGCTATGAAACAAGGTGCGGATGCCTATATTACTAAGCCATATACACGGGAAAATTTGCTGCGTGCGATTAAATCAGTAGTGCTTTAA
- a CDS encoding chemotaxis protein CheW, producing the protein MNNFKIKLAIKPNQHKSGDGYLKFQLNHQTAAMLAMGYTQEAVIVAVDAITPMPNMPACILGLMNWRSRIIWAIDLPRMLNLESIDHRLRQYNVIVIKAESLLLGLVVQEIKGITKFMPDEIRSPIGQVASSLVPYLCGCVVQQEEIFLVLDAQSIVNSSVLYKI; encoded by the coding sequence ATGAATAATTTCAAAATTAAACTGGCTATAAAACCTAACCAGCATAAATCAGGAGATGGTTATCTCAAGTTTCAACTAAATCATCAAACTGCTGCTATGTTAGCTATGGGCTATACGCAAGAGGCAGTGATTGTAGCTGTTGATGCCATAACACCCATGCCAAATATGCCTGCTTGTATCTTGGGATTAATGAATTGGCGCAGTCGGATAATTTGGGCAATTGATTTACCGAGAATGCTGAATTTAGAATCTATAGATCATAGGTTGCGGCAATACAATGTGATTGTGATTAAAGCAGAATCACTTTTATTGGGATTAGTTGTGCAAGAAATTAAGGGGATAACTAAATTTATGCCTGATGAAATTCGTTCACCTATAGGACAGGTGGCATCTAGTTTAGTACCTTATTTGTGCGGTTGTGTTGTGCAGCAAGAAGAAATATTTCTTGTATTAGATGCCCAATCTATTGTGAATTCTTCTGTGCTATACAAGATTTAA
- a CDS encoding methyl-accepting chemotaxis protein, with the protein MFHKTDMAKSRDAQNQSAFMPAQNLTDNVVQISSSLNHQINNKYLNNTVNYLKRLSLSTKAIILAIAVGTLPILSIGAIAYNLLNKSINEQITKAQQTEAITLADTVNQFISERYQDIQTLSNLPFLTNYKVREVKTNADKQAVLNQIIQTNRNYDSIAVFDMEGELIAQSGGEPLDTQKYQNYFQEILKKNVPVVSQAELSSLYLAAPIKDAITNETIAVVRVRMPMQSLAAVMRNYSANGQTYNLLDSSGKIILSSKTALLNTAVTTEYPSLAPILTNQKIASVTTVGQLQQKAELVSYIPLPKIEGLSNLNWQVLLTTDATILFAPQRQLLWTIAIGTVLTACIVSAIAAWLAQRITQSLIQANAALAKLGQGEFHTRLQIEAEDELGLLNANINQVAENLQTLVKHRTFVIPSFDNEQQPEALQLQLLELLSNVEGAARGDLTVRADVTTGAIGTVADFFNSIVENLRDIVTQVKQAASQLNTAIGSNEGAIRQLAEEALIQAAEINRTLEAVDNMTNSMKTVAINAQQAAIVANHAAHTATSSEQAMDLTVQNILNLRETVGETARKVKRLGESSQEISRVVSIINQIATQTNLLAINASIEAARAGEEGQGFAVVAEEIGELAARSATATQEIEYIVENIQRETSEVAKAMEIGTTQVVEGTQIVETAKQSLSQILNVSQQIDSLIQSISTATTSQVETSQTVNQLMQNIAAISQRTSDSSHIVAKSLQQTVEISHQLQETVGTFKVS; encoded by the coding sequence ATGTTTCATAAAACCGACATGGCTAAGAGTAGAGATGCACAAAATCAGTCAGCGTTTATGCCAGCCCAAAATCTGACTGATAATGTAGTACAAATTAGCAGTAGTCTTAATCATCAAATCAATAATAAATATTTAAATAATACAGTTAATTATTTAAAACGCCTGAGTTTGAGTACGAAAGCCATAATTTTAGCGATCGCAGTCGGTACACTACCTATATTATCTATAGGAGCGATCGCCTATAATTTGCTCAATAAGTCCATCAATGAACAAATAACCAAAGCGCAACAAACAGAAGCTATAACTTTAGCAGATACAGTTAATCAATTTATTTCAGAACGTTATCAAGATATTCAAACTTTGTCGAATTTGCCATTTTTGACTAATTATAAGGTGAGAGAAGTCAAGACAAATGCCGACAAACAAGCAGTATTAAATCAAATTATCCAAACGAATAGAAACTATGACAGCATTGCTGTCTTTGATATGGAAGGTGAACTCATCGCCCAGTCGGGTGGCGAACCTTTAGATACTCAAAAATACCAGAACTATTTTCAAGAAATACTCAAGAAAAATGTTCCGGTTGTTAGTCAAGCAGAATTATCGAGTCTTTATCTGGCTGCACCAATTAAAGATGCAATCACAAATGAAACTATTGCTGTGGTGCGAGTGCGGATGCCCATGCAATCCTTAGCAGCAGTGATGCGAAACTACTCAGCTAATGGACAGACATACAACTTACTTGATTCATCCGGTAAAATTATTCTCAGTTCCAAAACGGCATTATTAAACACAGCAGTCACAACTGAGTATCCTAGTTTAGCGCCAATACTAACTAATCAGAAAATTGCTAGTGTAACGACAGTCGGACAATTACAACAAAAAGCCGAATTAGTTAGTTACATTCCCTTGCCAAAAATAGAAGGTTTATCCAACCTCAACTGGCAAGTTTTATTAACCACAGATGCAACAATTTTATTTGCACCCCAAAGACAATTACTGTGGACGATCGCCATTGGTACCGTATTGACAGCCTGTATAGTCAGTGCGATCGCAGCTTGGTTAGCCCAGCGTATCACACAGTCTCTTATCCAAGCAAATGCAGCTTTAGCAAAACTCGGTCAAGGGGAATTCCACACTCGCTTGCAAATAGAAGCTGAAGATGAACTAGGGTTATTGAATGCCAATATTAACCAAGTGGCAGAAAATTTGCAGACTTTGGTGAAACATAGAACATTTGTTATTCCCAGTTTTGACAATGAACAGCAACCAGAAGCTCTGCAACTGCAACTTTTAGAACTACTGAGTAATGTCGAAGGTGCAGCGAGGGGTGATTTAACAGTTCGCGCCGACGTGACAACCGGTGCAATCGGTACGGTTGCTGACTTTTTCAACTCGATTGTGGAAAATCTGCGGGATATCGTCACCCAAGTGAAGCAAGCTGCCAGTCAATTGAACACAGCCATCGGTTCTAACGAAGGGGCAATTCGCCAGCTAGCCGAGGAAGCACTCATCCAAGCTGCGGAAATCAACCGCACCTTAGAAGCAGTTGACAACATGACTAATTCCATGAAAACCGTAGCCATCAACGCCCAACAAGCGGCGATTGTCGCTAATCATGCCGCCCACACCGCCACGTCAAGTGAACAAGCAATGGATTTGACTGTACAAAACATCCTCAATTTGCGGGAAACCGTGGGTGAAACCGCTAGGAAAGTGAAGCGTTTAGGGGAATCTTCCCAAGAAATCTCCCGTGTGGTATCCATCATTAACCAAATTGCCACCCAAACCAACTTGCTAGCGATTAACGCCAGCATTGAAGCGGCGCGGGCTGGGGAAGAAGGGCAAGGTTTTGCCGTCGTGGCGGAAGAAATTGGCGAGTTAGCCGCCAGAAGTGCCACAGCCACCCAAGAAATTGAATACATCGTGGAGAATATTCAACGGGAAACCAGCGAAGTAGCTAAAGCAATGGAAATTGGTACTACTCAGGTAGTCGAAGGTACACAGATTGTCGAAACAGCTAAACAAAGCCTGAGTCAGATTTTAAATGTCTCCCAACAAATTGACAGTTTAATTCAGTCGATTTCTACAGCAACTACATCTCAGGTAGAAACATCACAAACCGTCAATCAATTAATGCAAAATATTGCGGCGATTTCCCAACGCACCAGTGATTCCTCACACATCGTTGCTAAATCTCTACAACAAACTGTAGAAATTTCCCATCAGTTACAGGAAACTGTTGGTACTTTTAAAGTGAGTTAG
- a CDS encoding hybrid sensor histidine kinase/response regulator, with the protein MSKDKELEIQMQFLEEATDYINTLEGVLLEIDTSHRIDLDKINGALRAAHSIKGGAAMMGFRALSDLAHRLEDSFKVLKTSKNSLKIDTQLQSLLLSAVDWLRQIVVLLAQGNTIEEDWLVSFCYPVFDQLHDRLGDPTPEDATTLLSSDEGQDIIPLLFETEVEGCLQRLESVLADSQQPCLQEEVAIMAAELGGLGEMLELTAFTQLCASIQEHIENAQGDRIAEIAQLALQSWRRSQALVLTNQRHSLPTKLSLEELASPSQPQLKPAEITPVIDEFLPVITPEELITAKAEFKTVDTISELAAVDFPEPQPILVIENNLTDTKISEPKTENIPVSQEKEHQQDNIVRISSKQIEQINDLFGELIIQRNGFNSQLDRLRKLVRNLNQRVRTLERENQELRTSYHQVSAKNLIPVGVPSLAHSAEHPPGIDTELDALEIERHNEVNLRSQAVLETIVQVQEVTTDIQLSVDDTDQIVRKFNKTSKQLQTKLNHIRMRPLSDLVERFPRAIRDLNVEYGKNVQLQVIGGNTLIERSILEALNEPLMHLLRNAFDHGIEESTTRRTLGKPEQGLIEITASHQSNRTIITMRDDGRGISLEKIRNRALEMGIDASLLANATDEELLSLIFEPGFSTSEQVTALSGRGVGMDVVRNNLKLVRGDIKVDTEAGVGTTFTLSVPFTLSIARVLLVESNKMLLAFPTDVVAELFLWENEAVLAMADSEVINWQGNMLPLIRLGNYLEFNCPRYDNPELETPPAINATSILIVKSNQPVAIQVDRCWGEQEVAIRQVEGNIPLPTGFSNCTILGDGRVVSLVNTNELLYWVATHQRTPKNNQLPSARLKTPFLFFHSAKPAAIEQKGTILIIDDSINVRRFLALTLEKGGYQVEQAKDGQDAWEKLETGLQVQAVICDIEMPRLDGYGFLEKINSSTATKNIPVIMLTSRSSNRHKQLAMQLGARAYFSKPYNEQELLRTLEEIIGNLAEKLTS; encoded by the coding sequence ATGTCAAAAGATAAAGAATTAGAAATTCAGATGCAGTTTCTGGAAGAAGCAACAGATTACATTAATACCCTAGAAGGGGTATTGTTGGAAATCGATACCAGTCACCGCATTGATTTAGATAAAATTAATGGTGCTTTACGGGCGGCTCACTCTATTAAAGGTGGCGCAGCGATGATGGGCTTTCGGGCTTTAAGTGATTTAGCCCATCGTTTAGAAGATTCTTTTAAAGTTTTAAAAACCAGTAAAAATTCCTTAAAAATTGACACCCAATTACAAAGTTTACTGCTTTCTGCTGTTGATTGGTTGCGGCAAATTGTGGTATTACTGGCACAAGGAAATACTATAGAAGAAGATTGGTTAGTTTCATTTTGTTATCCAGTTTTTGATCAATTACACGATCGCTTAGGTGATCCTACTCCAGAAGATGCAACGACGCTACTATCCTCAGATGAGGGGCAAGATATTATTCCCTTACTGTTTGAAACCGAGGTAGAAGGCTGTTTGCAGCGTCTAGAGTCGGTGTTAGCTGATAGCCAGCAGCCATGCTTACAGGAAGAAGTGGCGATTATGGCGGCGGAATTAGGTGGGTTGGGGGAAATGTTGGAGTTAACAGCCTTCACCCAATTGTGTGCATCTATTCAGGAACATATAGAAAATGCTCAAGGCGATCGCATTGCGGAAATTGCCCAATTAGCATTACAATCATGGCGGCGATCGCAAGCCCTAGTTTTAACGAATCAACGGCATAGTTTACCAACTAAATTATCTCTAGAGGAATTAGCGTCTCCATCTCAACCACAATTAAAACCAGCAGAAATTACACCTGTTATTGATGAATTTCTCCCAGTAATTACGCCAGAAGAATTAATTACAGCAAAGGCAGAATTTAAAACCGTAGATACTATCAGTGAGCTAGCTGCCGTTGATTTCCCGGAACCTCAGCCGATATTGGTGATAGAAAATAATCTCACAGATACTAAGATTAGTGAACCTAAAACAGAGAATATTCCTGTTAGTCAGGAGAAAGAGCATCAACAAGATAATATAGTCCGCATTTCTAGCAAACAAATAGAACAAATTAATGATTTATTTGGAGAATTAATTATTCAACGTAATGGGTTTAATTCCCAGCTTGATAGACTGCGTAAACTGGTGCGAAATTTAAACCAGCGTGTGCGAACTCTAGAGCGAGAAAATCAAGAACTGCGAACAAGTTATCATCAAGTCAGCGCCAAAAATCTCATTCCTGTTGGTGTACCATCCTTAGCTCATAGTGCAGAACATCCCCCAGGCATAGATACTGAATTGGATGCCTTAGAAATAGAACGCCACAATGAAGTAAACTTGCGATCGCAAGCTGTACTGGAAACCATTGTCCAAGTTCAGGAAGTCACTACAGATATTCAACTCAGTGTTGACGACACAGACCAAATTGTTCGCAAATTTAACAAAACATCCAAACAGTTACAAACTAAGCTCAATCATATCCGAATGCGTCCCCTATCGGATTTAGTCGAGCGTTTTCCCAGAGCCATCCGCGATTTAAATGTCGAGTATGGTAAAAATGTCCAGTTACAAGTTATCGGCGGCAATACCTTAATTGAACGCAGCATTTTAGAAGCTTTAAATGAGCCGTTAATGCACCTGTTAAGAAACGCCTTTGATCATGGTATCGAAGAATCAACCACCCGTCGCACCCTCGGTAAACCCGAACAAGGATTAATTGAAATTACCGCCTCACACCAAAGTAATCGCACCATCATTACCATGCGTGACGATGGACGGGGTATTTCTCTAGAGAAAATCCGCAACCGCGCTTTAGAAATGGGTATCGATGCGTCACTACTAGCTAACGCCACCGATGAAGAACTGTTATCACTCATCTTTGAACCAGGATTCAGCACCTCGGAGCAAGTCACGGCATTATCTGGGCGTGGTGTGGGGATGGACGTAGTACGCAATAACCTGAAATTGGTACGCGGCGATATCAAAGTCGATACAGAAGCAGGGGTTGGTACAACCTTTACCTTATCAGTACCCTTTACCCTCTCCATTGCCAGAGTGCTGTTAGTAGAAAGCAATAAAATGCTGCTGGCATTCCCCACAGATGTAGTCGCAGAACTATTTTTATGGGAAAACGAGGCAGTATTGGCAATGGCAGATAGCGAAGTCATCAACTGGCAAGGAAATATGCTGCCATTGATTCGCCTAGGTAACTACTTAGAATTTAACTGCCCCCGCTACGATAACCCAGAACTAGAAACGCCCCCAGCCATTAATGCCACCAGCATCTTAATCGTTAAAAGTAATCAACCAGTGGCGATACAAGTGGACAGGTGTTGGGGTGAGCAAGAAGTCGCCATTCGCCAAGTTGAGGGTAATATACCCCTACCCACAGGTTTTAGTAATTGCACTATTTTGGGAGATGGGCGAGTAGTATCCTTAGTCAACACCAACGAATTGCTCTATTGGGTTGCTACCCATCAGCGCACCCCTAAAAACAATCAACTACCATCAGCCAGATTGAAAACGCCGTTCCTGTTCTTTCACAGTGCTAAACCAGCCGCCATTGAGCAGAAAGGCACAATTTTAATTATTGATGACTCGATTAACGTCCGCCGCTTCTTGGCATTGACTCTAGAAAAAGGCGGGTATCAAGTAGAACAAGCCAAAGACGGACAAGATGCCTGGGAAAAATTAGAAACAGGTTTACAAGTCCAAGCTGTGATTTGTGATATTGAAATGCCGCGCCTTGACGGTTACGGCTTCTTAGAGAAGATTAACTCTAGCACTGCTACTAAAAATATCCCCGTAATTATGCTGACATCTAGAAGCAGCAATAGACACAAGCAGCTAGCCATGCAATTGGGAGCGCGAGCTTATTTCTCTAAACCCTATAACGAGCAAGAATTACTCCGCACGCTAGAAGAAATCATAGGGAATTTAGCAGAAAAATTAACATCGTAA
- a CDS encoding DUF7219 family protein has product MSEQSDFLSNLSDFLYPRSCYHGQFKPEYLVFNANLQEFSQRVSYITHLQTNGKLSPQEAYHEIKNLWKQLKAAKKQLEINSTNDVSGS; this is encoded by the coding sequence ATGTCAGAACAATCGGATTTTCTCTCTAACCTCTCTGACTTTCTCTATCCCCGTAGTTGCTATCATGGTCAGTTCAAGCCAGAGTATTTAGTATTCAATGCTAATCTGCAAGAATTTTCCCAACGGGTGAGTTATATTACCCACCTGCAAACTAACGGTAAACTTTCACCTCAAGAAGCTTACCATGAAATCAAAAACCTGTGGAAACAGTTAAAAGCAGCTAAAAAGCAACTGGAAATTAACTCTACAAATGATGTTTCTGGTTCTTAG
- a CDS encoding APC family permease, with translation MSVSNSPPQLKRELGVFGATLMGLGSIVGTGVFVSIGIAAGIAGSAVILAVAIGAVVAICNGLNSAQLAANHPVSGGTYEYGYKYLTPAFGFTAGWMFLVAKTASAATAALGFAGYLLNLWGGSSTWVIPLAVLAVIIMTLVVLSGIKRSNLANIVIVSVTLLSLSFFILICLPHAVGQGVDNLTPFFSSSWGDVLHASALMFVAYTGYGRIATMGEEARSPRETIPKAMIVCLVLTMLLYITVATVGIGAVGADTLADATGQTKAAPLEVVARSVGGAGAAFVLAIGAIAAMLGVLLNLILGLSRVLLAMGRRTDAPKFLARLNQGQTAPYWAVIVVGVAIAFLVLLGNVKTTWSFSAFSVLIYYAITNFAALKLPASERLYPVWIGWIGLLSCLFLAFWVESAIWQVGLGLIVAGLIWHHLRRSLFQQN, from the coding sequence ATGTCCGTCAGCAATTCACCACCCCAACTGAAACGAGAGTTAGGGGTTTTTGGTGCGACACTCATGGGGTTGGGTTCGATTGTCGGTACGGGTGTATTTGTCAGTATTGGGATTGCGGCTGGCATTGCTGGCTCGGCGGTAATTTTGGCGGTAGCGATTGGGGCAGTAGTGGCTATCTGTAATGGACTTAACAGCGCCCAACTGGCAGCTAATCACCCAGTTAGTGGCGGCACTTATGAATATGGTTATAAGTATCTCACTCCGGCTTTTGGTTTCACCGCCGGGTGGATGTTTTTAGTTGCTAAGACAGCTTCGGCGGCGACGGCTGCTTTGGGTTTTGCCGGTTACTTGCTAAATCTCTGGGGTGGGAGTTCTACTTGGGTGATTCCTCTCGCTGTCTTAGCTGTCATAATTATGACTTTAGTTGTCTTGAGTGGTATTAAACGCTCGAATCTAGCTAACATCGTCATTGTGTCGGTAACGTTGCTGTCTTTGAGCTTTTTTATTCTGATTTGTTTGCCTCATGCTGTTGGGCAAGGCGTAGATAATTTAACACCTTTTTTCAGTAGTTCTTGGGGTGATGTACTTCATGCCAGTGCTTTGATGTTTGTAGCTTACACAGGCTATGGCCGGATTGCAACTATGGGGGAAGAAGCACGTTCTCCGAGAGAAACTATCCCCAAAGCCATGATTGTCTGCTTGGTACTGACTATGTTGCTGTACATAACAGTGGCAACTGTAGGTATTGGGGCTGTAGGTGCAGATACTTTAGCTGATGCTACAGGGCAGACAAAAGCTGCACCTTTGGAAGTTGTCGCCCGTAGTGTCGGCGGTGCTGGTGCGGCTTTCGTTTTGGCTATTGGTGCGATCGCAGCTATGTTAGGAGTATTGTTAAATTTAATTTTGGGCTTATCACGCGTATTACTGGCAATGGGTAGACGTACAGATGCCCCCAAATTTCTAGCCCGGCTGAATCAAGGCCAAACAGCACCTTACTGGGCGGTGATAGTTGTTGGGGTAGCGATCGCCTTTCTTGTATTATTAGGCAATGTCAAAACAACCTGGTCTTTTAGTGCCTTTAGCGTCTTAATTTACTACGCCATCACCAACTTTGCGGCTTTAAAACTCCCTGCATCTGAACGCCTATATCCGGTGTGGATTGGTTGGATAGGGTTGTTATCTTGTTTATTCCTAGCTTTTTGGGTAGAGTCTGCTATCTGGCAAGTCGGTTTAGGATTAATTGTAGCAGGGTTAATTTGGCATCATCTCAGGCGATCGCTCTTTCAGCAAAATTAG
- a CDS encoding DUF427 domain-containing protein, producing the protein MAKAIWNGAVVAESNQTVVVEGNHYFPPDAINKQYFQESDTHTTCPWKGVASYYSIAVDGQVNKDAAWYYPSTKEKAKNIEGYVAFWRGVKVEA; encoded by the coding sequence ATGGCGAAAGCTATTTGGAATGGGGCTGTTGTAGCTGAAAGCAACCAAACCGTTGTTGTGGAAGGCAACCATTATTTCCCCCCCGACGCAATTAACAAGCAATATTTCCAAGAGAGTGATACTCACACTACTTGCCCGTGGAAAGGTGTTGCCAGTTACTACAGCATTGCTGTTGATGGACAAGTCAACAAAGATGCTGCTTGGTACTATCCCAGCACCAAGGAAAAAGCTAAGAATATTGAGGGCTATGTTGCTTTTTGGCGAGGTGTCAAAGTCGAAGCTTAG
- a CDS encoding Uma2 family endonuclease — protein sequence MVSSLKDILNDPELASIDDPEEKFVTSGLNWQMYEALLAKLEDNSHYRVTYLDGILEIVSPSIRHENLKKRLAILIERYLYLKRIRFSPMGSSTIKKQLKQAGVEPDECYSIGEKKNIPNLAIEVIITSGSIDKLEIYRRLGVAEVWVWQVNKVRLYHLREETPSRFLDTYGYEQITVSELLPELNIALLEQCVQISDDIEAIDQFEQGQSKI from the coding sequence ATGGTCAGCAGCCTGAAAGACATCTTAAACGACCCAGAACTAGCTAGTATTGATGACCCAGAGGAAAAATTTGTCACCAGTGGCTTAAACTGGCAAATGTATGAAGCATTATTAGCCAAACTGGAAGATAACTCTCATTACCGTGTTACCTACTTAGATGGAATTTTAGAGATTGTGTCCCCATCTATCAGACATGAAAATCTGAAAAAACGTTTAGCTATTTTGATAGAACGCTATCTCTATTTAAAGCGAATTCGATTTAGCCCGATGGGGAGTTCTACTATTAAGAAACAACTCAAGCAAGCTGGGGTTGAACCAGATGAATGCTACTCTATTGGTGAGAAGAAAAATATCCCAAACTTAGCTATTGAAGTCATCATTACCAGTGGTAGCATTGACAAGCTAGAAATTTATCGTCGTTTAGGAGTTGCTGAGGTTTGGGTGTGGCAAGTTAATAAAGTCAGACTTTACCATTTACGGGAAGAAACACCATCTAGGTTTTTAGATACTTACGGCTACGAACAGATTACTGTAAGTGAATTATTGCCGGAATTAAATATTGCTTTATTAGAACAATGTGTCCAGATTTCCGATGATATTGAAGCCATTGATCAATTTGAACAAGGTCAATCTAAGATTTAA